AAAGGAAAATTTATAATATATTGTGATGCATAGAAGCAGTGACTaggatgcgttttgatgcaagacaGAAAGGCAGTCGCATATGCctcgagacaactaaaggagtacgagcagcgctaccCGACCCATGGCTTGGAATTAGCAGCGGTTGTTTTCGCTCTAAAGATTGGAGGCACTATATGTACGAAGAAAAGTGTGAAATCAATACGggccacaagagtttaaagtacttctttatgaAAAAGGAACTCAATATGAGACAACAAAGGTGGATAGAGCTAGTAAAGGAATATTAtagtgagatcttgtatcatccgggaaaggctaatgtcgtggcaAACGCACTTAGTATATGGAGTTGTAGAAAAAtatcaacacttaaggggatagcaCAACACTTACACGATGATATTAAGAAGTCTGGAATTGAGTTgataactggacaactagctgacctcccGATCAAGTCAGCACTAATGGAGGAAattaaggagaaacaacaagaggacaagtttcttcttaagaaGAAGGCAACACTACAAACCTCGGAGAATGCAGCTTTttccttgacaaaagaaggcataCTGTGATATAGGAACCGAGTGTGTGTGTCAGAAAAAGGTAAATTAAGAGACAATATTACAAAGGAAGCgcacactactccatattcacttcacccgggatcgaccaagatgtacaatgatgtcaagacaatgtactggtggctggggatgaagaaagacatagcagaatttgtagcaaaatgccttacatgtcaacaagttaaggtcaAACATCAATGGGACATTGCAACCGTTAGAGATTCccaaatggaaatgggaagatatagcaatgGACTTTGTGACGGGGTTACCaagaaccaccaagcagcatgactctgtttgggtgattATAGACAAACTTACGAAATCCGCTCTTTTCTTACCAGTAAGAATGGTCTACAACGCGGAGCAATATGTAGAGCTTTACGTGGCAGAGATAGTGAGACTACACGGAGTTCCAAAGATGATAGTCTATGATAGAGGATCGACTTTTACCTCAAAATTCTGGGAAAGTCTACAGCGTGCAgtgggcactaagttaaagttAAGTACGATATTTCACCCTCAAgccgatggtcagtcagaacgtaCCATAAAAATATTAGAAGATGTGCTGATGGCATTTTCTTTAGACTTCTCAGGaccatggagcaagtatcttccatttaTAGAATTATTTTACAACAACATTTATCAGGGGACGATAGGCATggaaccttatgagatgctatatggacggaagtgtcgatcaccacttcattgggatgaggttggtgagAGATGATACTTAGGACCtgaggctgtaagagaagcaacaaagggagtagataagataagacaaagaatgattgccgctcaaagtcgccagaagagttatgtAGACGCTAAGAGGTGGAATGTTGAGTTTTTAGTAGGcaatcaagtctttctcaaagtatctctgatgaaggggattatgcgttttTGAAATAAATGAAAGTTAAGCccaaggtttataggtccttttgagatattggacaaagtagggcaagtagcatatcggttggctttaccgccatcattagctgaaacacaTAATGTTTTCCATATATCTATGTTGAGAAGGTATGTATTAGATCCAttccatgtgctcgattacaaggctctggagatgaaacaagatttcagttatgaagaacgaccAATACGCATTCTAGAGCGGGGTACTAAGGAGTTAAGATCCAAAAGTATCCCtatagttaaaatcttgtggagaaatagcactgaaagagaggcaacatgggaattggaggacgatATGAGGGAATGGTATCCCGACGTATTGGTCGGGAtagtcgttacaactatcccctcctaatgagaattttgtcctcaaaatttacctgaatagctcgagatactgatcccgcatcactatctctaactcccaggtcgcttcctcaaccttgttatttctccataatactttcactaacggaattgtcttattccgtaagactttgtccttccgatccaaaatctgaactggtcgctcctcataggacaagtctgtctgcaactctaagtcTTCATAtttcagcacatgtgtcgtatctgaaatatacttccgcaacatggagacagacttcttacctttggtcccattacatatattcagccaggtgcagttttcttacctttggtctatgcggttactgattacgagcaatgatcctcaagcacgatccattcccaagccctagcttttatcacctagtcacaaccaaggtataggaaTCCATTAATACTCAAATAAGGGTTTAcggatacaaaactaacttccgaaaatctgaattccaccaagcacggtggtgaaatcgatcctaagcattctagaccacattcccatgcctaagatccccaaatgttcaagtgtgcacctaagggctgcggcccttgaagcttagccgcggccctgcccttaaaacagaaccaagggcatgCCTGAAAGAATATACGTGTCGCgtcccttgctttgggcgccgcggcgctcacccctggccgagccctcctggctcatcttcgtcctagggccgcagtgctctagaacagagacgcggcccttcccttcgtgccctaAAAACGCACCATTTTCATGCTTAAAACCTTACCCAATATCACCAcaaagctccctaattcaaaaccaattaatcccaacacctttagaatgttgaaacaacataattcaacagaaaacccCAGCTTAACACACATTaaaatctcttttcaatttctgaaactcaagaacttcaaaacactcaaccagccatgcaaaactcaaatttaagctTCTACATCATGAATTAAAACTTACTTCATCAGCTGAACTCCTTTTCTAAGCAGAACCcctgttaattcccaagttttccagctccaattcaaccttaaacatcaataTCACAATCACCTCATTACTCAGCCAAAAGCTAAAAATTTCTAACTTCAAAACtcagtttaattcttaccttagccttgaatAAATGTTTcgtggataatccttgagctagcctCTAATCCCCCTCTGAATTCTTCTAAAATCCCAGCTCAAATTCCAGCTaatttcctctgttttcttcttatgtttttccttaagagagaatAGAGCTGAGAAGGAGAAAGGGTCGGTCTAATTTTCTGTCTACTGTTTTCCTTAAGCTTTAGCCTAATCTTATCCCATcgagtcaatcccgaggctcggggtgctagaaacgtccccgagtgcaaaacggtaaaattccccaatattcccgcctagacttcctaacctcaaatatatcaccatatatttattttcataacccgatagtctaaataactatcTGATACCTAAAGCAcctctgacttatccaaagtcaatcattaaaccccgttgtgacttttcccgctatctagccctaggatcgcctcgagccgtgctctgcagacctacccacataataatgtggttctcacaataccatatatatcacattaacaccaatataatcatacaagcgttttaatcatacaattatgcatttaaatcaatatattcatgcaaaccatatttaacccaattatgccctcctggcacactaatcaaggcccttaggcctcattagcgaatttggggtcgttacaactatcccttcctaatgagaatttcgtcctcgaaatttacctaaatagctcaggatactgatcccgcatcactgtctctaactcctaggtcgcttcctcaaccttgctatttctccacaatactttcaataacggaattgtcttattccgtaagactttgtccttccgatcaaaaatctgaactggtcgctcctcataggacaagtctgtctgcaactctaagtcTTCATAtttcagcacatgtgtcgtatctgaaacatacttccgcaacatggagacatggaacacatcatgaactcttgacagcgacggtggcaaggctagCTTATAaaccacctgtccaatcctctctaggatctcaaaaggtccaaaaaaccgagggctcagtttgcccttcactccaaacctcctcacccctctcagtggtgatactcgcagaaacacgtggtccccaacctggaactccacattcctacgcttaggatcagcgtagcttttctgtctactctgcgaagcaagcattctagctcggatcttctcaatagcctcattggtcttctgaaccatgtctggtccaaagtacctcctctcacccatctcatcccaatgtatgggtgatctacattttctcccatataacatctcataaggggccaccccaaTCATAGACTGATatctgttgttatatgaaaattcaatcaacagaagatatttactccaagatccctcaaagtcaatcacacacgccctaagcatgtcctctaacacctgaatcgtcctctcagactgtccatcagtctgaggatgaaaagttgtgctaaacttcaactgagtccccatggctctctgcagagctccccaaaacttggaggtaaagataggatctcgatcagatacaataaactttggaaccccatggagacgaactatctccttcacatacaactctgcatactgttctaCAGTGTATGTCGACCTTacaggaagaaaatgagctgacttggtgtatctgtccactattacccacaccgagtcctgaagtcccactgtcctgggtaatcctcccacaaaatccatggtgatatcctcccacttccattctggaatacccaaaggctgaagcaatcccgctggtcgctgatgctcagcctttacctgctgacatgtcaaacatctagccacatactctaccacatccttcttcatcccgggccaccaatataatgtccgtagatcctgatacatatttgtggtacccggatgaagcgagtatggcatagtgtgagactcatccaataccTCTCGTTTGATTCCCTCATCTGCcgaaacacaaatccgtccttgatatcgaagcaaacctgtctcagaaacggaataatccttagctgtccctgctaagacatgctgtctaacctcctgcaactgcgcgTCCACTAACTggccctccttgacccgctctaacagggtcgactgcaaggtaatattagctaaatGGCCTACCActagttctatccttgccctggccatctcatcagctaattctcttGAGATCTGgatggaactatacaactgtcatgggcccctccggctcaatgcatctgccaccatattggctttcccagggtggtgaaggatatcacaatcataatccttaaccagctccaaccgacgtctctgcctcatattcagatccttctgagtgaagaaatatttcaaactcttgtggacagtatatatctcgcacttctccccatacagataatgacgccacaccttcagtgcgaataccactgctgctagttccaaatcatgagtcggataccgctgctcatactcctttagctgccaagatgcataggctataactttctcattctgcatcagcacgcagcctaaacccatcctcgatgcatcacaatagcccacaaactttccttccttcgaaggaagactcaacacaggtgcagaaataagccgtcgcttcaactcttgaaaactgtcctcacacttctctgaccaaacaaacttctgattctttcttgtcaactctgtcatcggtgaagaaatctttgagaacccctctatgaaccgtctgtaataattaaccaacccaaggaaacttcgcacctccgaggcgttccttggcctcggccaatcccttactgcttctaccttggacagatccaccttaatcccttctgccccaactatatgcccaagaaaagtcacctctggcaaccaaaactcacacttcttaaacttggcgtacatctgatgctcccttaacctctgtaacaCCTATTAgagatgctactcatgctctgcctctgaactggagtaaaccaagatgtcgtcaatgaagacaatgatgaactgatccaagaagtccctgaacaccctgtttatcagatccataaaagctgctggggcgttggccaacccaaaagacatgaccaagaactcataatccCCATACCGTGtctggaaggccgtcttcggtatatcctcattgtaatgccccaaactccagggaccgttacggtgtgccttgtaaacagtgctaaacttgctaaccgagtcatttggccaaaatcgtgaactaagtatgtttagcggtttagggattaaaactttggttaagatgtaacgtttcactagaacgtttagtttatacattgggatcgcaaaaatataatttcagagtttattacagagaATATTTTGCAACAGGCCgtactaagcggcaaaacagggttcaaccctagttccactttaaacctcggccgtggaggacgagcagctgcatatgtacacatcatcacctaagctcttcaactcaaggatggtccaacttcctcttgcctttacctgcaccacgtagcacccgtgagccaaagcccagcaagaaaacacaataaagcatgatataatatcaacaacgatcataataaccattcaggactatcagtggtgacaatagccaaaagtcacaataatgagcatagctccctctagccatgtgacgatagggtcaccagggctcaactgataagtgattctttcataagtttgatcaggacaggtgcatggtgaatgatcactaacataaccttcctcccgaccctagagtcgtgctatggacagcgtcccctagccatgtgacaaacagtcaccggggtcatataccttggctataaacatctggtcatagaccaggcaagcgcttataagttcttcgaccctagggtcggtcccgcattaattccatggagctattcaatgcgggatcatcgaccttagggtcggtctagcattaatgccatagagccattcaatgcatgatcatcgaccttagggtcggtctagcattaatgccatagagctattcaatgcatgattctcgactttagggtcggtccctgactagtcagtgccatacacaagtaagtcatgccaccaattatatatcacatgtccaatactcgtaaacaaggtgttcagcatgcctactaaacagatactagtacaattaggaccatgcacaaccacagaggcacaagctctgaacaatatcatacccagtatacaaaacatgtcctaatcacaagtttctcatgcatcatatgcaatatatccagcaatccaacatgcaccaataacagccatgcatgtcacgtctaataatcaaccaacatgcatcaagaatagccatgcatgtcatactcaataatcaaccaacatgcatcaataatagccatgcatgtcatactcaataatcaaccaacatgcatcgataatagccatgcatgtcatactcaatagttagccaacatgcatccataacagccatgcatgtcacatatacacagggtgcagttttcttacctcagattcgagctagaatgattaaaagaacgacccttgagaacaatcaacttttagtcctttaacggtcacctagtcataaccaaatataagataccatcaataaaaatgatcaacacaagttcccaaaccaatatctagcctctgagacatcaatccccacttaaccaagtagtaggatcaaccccgaggcctatggtaagcatccctaagctaaaaacacaattttggtcaaatctgccctgatgggccgcggctcaccacagccatgtcgcggctcatctccctgacagaggcatatttgcctcagaagccaccttaggccgcggcacaccaaagccaggccgcggctcattacccagatcagccaaaaatcagcaacgcaccagctcaacctcccctgcatattcccttagaaccaagccttcaaactagttccaaacctcaacctaacacccaattcaaccaccaaacatatctacaactcaccctcaccAAAACTCAAGTCAAACATCAAGCAAAACCACCTTGAATCCAACCTATCCCCAACAAGAacataggctgaaaactaaaggaaaacagagtatggctCAAACCCAGGTTCAATTCCTTACCTTAAACCGATTTGAATCCTTCACAGTGGCTGAACTCAATCCATAATCCCCAAGctttgactccctagcttgcttctccaccttgagctcaaaactccaaagaagagaTGGTGAGGGATGGTGTACGGGTTTGAAGATGAAAACCTCTGTTTTGGCTCTGTTATTTCTAtaaccttctacagccaactaaaggatAATATAAATCcttccaaatgactaaaatacccttaagtcattaaaggcttctaaaaccatcccaaagggtaaatttggtactttccacttacaccgttaatcataattaacgcttcccaattctcgctaatctcaatattctcaaacaccaataaatcatatcccattaccctttaattctcggtaatgctctaatcattatatccaccccgagactcaccccgagccccgaacttaaacccgttatgactagaccgaacacttacatctcatgatcgtctcatgtcgaatagctcgaaccaatccaccttataatgtggctatattaattattaacaaccatgaacccaaaatactcaattacgcccacagtggccaaattaccaaaatacccttataataataaatactcccatatgcatgcattcaccatcacataataatatatttcacataaacgtgcatataatcattaaatattataataaataaattatggccctcccggcctcctaatcaaggtcctaaaccttattaggaaatttggggcattacactcatctttgatcctcagctggtgataaccagatcgaagatcaatctttgagaacaccgtcttcccctgcagctgatcgaacaagtcatcaatccttggtagagggtacttattcttgatagtcaacttgttcaat
The genomic region above belongs to Humulus lupulus chromosome 1, drHumLupu1.1, whole genome shotgun sequence and contains:
- the LOC133824521 gene encoding uncharacterized protein LOC133824521, translating into MRFDARQKGSRICLETTKGVRAALPDPWLGISSGCFRSKDWRHYMYEEKCEINTGHKSLKYFFMKKELNMRQQRWIELVKEYYSEILYHPGKANVVANALSIWSCRKISTLKGIAQHLHDDIKKSGIELITGQLADLPIKSALMEEIKEKQQEDKFLLKKKATLQTSENAAFSLTKEGIL